The Streptomyces sp. Mut1 genome window below encodes:
- a CDS encoding nSTAND3 domain-containing NTPase: protein MGRLTDHDFEVVCRDLFGEILGVPLELFPRGRDRGIDLRHTAADGTTTVVQCKHWLRGTQATLTTRLVKDELRKVVALKPDRYLIATSVGLTVDGKEKIRDAFTPYVRTTGDLYGLDDIVAELRNRPALVRRHFRLWLSSTAVLQTVLNQEKYVRSSWLAKRIPRAAETFVPHEGFERARAILDVQRVCVISGIPGVGKTTVALMLAAWLMGDGYEVHEISQDAEEITTLWREGTPQLFLYDDFLGRTTLESQLNKNEDARLIDIIRAIREAPDKALVMTTRDYIREHALLKHERLGSPDVSEATSVVHLTDLGLGVRGRILYNHVHRARLPAERKHPFVDPAVWQPIVQHRNFSPRLIEETLRLAPVREQDVAAAVLKNLDDPRRVWERIVENDLTDEAVHLLEVLFTFRTVATDTLQESWTWYRREMDLEADARTFRRALQVLDGTMIAVDEHGVSFHNPSIADYLRFHLGDGRARMRELLGALVDPVQIHSLTEAAGLPDGAGILAQLRAEADRTAAAVEETAEFVEWSPSPGEESEASHLQWVLEVAELLDSAPLASYVAKEAGIGPWHGEHVEHLVALVRAVDHSRLIPQEDAERLAGEVAQGIRLDLAERLEADDWYGAIGLYQELEEIPLGSLGGSLLDSLVECALREVHRLAGQDRSGVDSGRVYVLDQLLEFLFEQGYEGGTGDGADEADEDIAAVRELTEQLRAPRSTRRFVPWEETAAPGPYTDELRDRQLVAELMKGLTDPDVTPGE, encoded by the coding sequence TTGGGGCGTCTGACGGACCACGACTTCGAGGTCGTCTGCCGCGACCTGTTCGGCGAGATCCTCGGCGTTCCGCTGGAGCTGTTCCCGCGCGGCCGGGACCGGGGCATCGATCTGCGGCACACCGCCGCGGACGGCACCACCACCGTCGTCCAGTGCAAGCACTGGCTCAGGGGCACCCAGGCGACGCTGACGACGCGTCTGGTCAAGGACGAGCTGCGCAAGGTCGTCGCGCTGAAGCCGGACCGGTATCTCATCGCCACGAGCGTGGGTCTGACCGTGGACGGCAAGGAGAAGATCCGGGACGCCTTCACTCCGTATGTACGCACCACCGGCGACCTCTACGGGCTGGACGACATCGTCGCGGAACTGCGGAACAGGCCGGCGCTGGTCCGGCGCCACTTCCGTCTCTGGCTGAGCAGCACCGCCGTACTGCAGACGGTGCTGAACCAGGAGAAGTACGTGCGCTCCTCCTGGCTGGCCAAGCGGATTCCGCGCGCGGCGGAGACCTTCGTACCGCACGAGGGTTTCGAGCGGGCGCGGGCGATCCTCGACGTGCAGCGAGTGTGTGTCATCTCCGGGATTCCGGGCGTGGGCAAGACGACGGTGGCCCTGATGCTCGCGGCCTGGCTCATGGGCGACGGGTACGAGGTGCACGAGATCTCCCAGGACGCCGAGGAGATCACCACGCTGTGGCGCGAGGGCACGCCCCAGCTCTTTCTGTACGACGACTTCCTCGGCCGGACGACGCTGGAGTCCCAGCTCAACAAGAACGAGGACGCCCGCCTCATCGACATCATCCGCGCGATCCGGGAAGCCCCGGACAAGGCCCTGGTGATGACGACCCGTGACTACATCCGGGAACACGCGCTCCTGAAGCACGAACGGCTGGGTTCCCCGGACGTGTCCGAGGCGACCAGCGTCGTCCACCTCACCGACCTGGGCCTCGGCGTCAGGGGCCGGATCCTCTACAACCACGTCCACCGGGCCCGGCTGCCCGCCGAGCGGAAACACCCCTTCGTCGACCCGGCCGTGTGGCAGCCGATCGTCCAGCACCGCAACTTCAGTCCGCGGCTGATCGAGGAGACCCTGCGGCTCGCCCCGGTCAGGGAGCAGGATGTCGCGGCCGCGGTGCTGAAGAACCTGGACGACCCCCGGCGCGTCTGGGAGCGGATCGTCGAGAACGACCTCACGGACGAGGCCGTTCATCTGCTCGAAGTCCTCTTCACCTTCCGTACGGTGGCAACGGACACCCTCCAGGAGTCCTGGACGTGGTACCGCAGGGAAATGGACCTGGAGGCGGATGCCCGGACCTTCCGCAGGGCGCTGCAGGTACTGGACGGCACGATGATCGCGGTCGACGAACACGGGGTGTCCTTCCACAACCCGTCCATCGCGGACTACCTCCGGTTCCACCTCGGCGACGGCCGGGCGCGGATGCGCGAACTCCTCGGCGCGCTGGTCGATCCGGTGCAGATCCACAGCCTGACCGAGGCGGCCGGATTGCCGGACGGAGCCGGCATCCTGGCGCAGCTCCGGGCCGAAGCCGATCGGACGGCGGCCGCGGTGGAGGAGACGGCGGAGTTCGTGGAGTGGTCCCCCTCCCCCGGGGAAGAGAGCGAGGCGTCCCATCTCCAGTGGGTCCTGGAGGTGGCCGAGCTCCTGGACTCGGCCCCGCTGGCGTCGTATGTGGCGAAGGAGGCGGGCATCGGCCCCTGGCACGGTGAGCATGTCGAGCACCTCGTGGCGCTGGTGCGCGCCGTGGATCACAGCCGGCTGATTCCGCAGGAGGACGCGGAACGTCTCGCCGGGGAAGTGGCACAGGGGATCCGGCTCGATCTGGCGGAGCGGCTGGAGGCCGACGACTGGTACGGGGCCATCGGTCTCTACCAGGAGCTCGAGGAGATTCCCCTGGGCTCGCTCGGGGGGTCTCTGCTGGACTCCCTGGTGGAGTGTGCGCTGCGCGAGGTTCACAGGCTCGCCGGGCAGGACCGCTCCGGTGTCGACAGCGGCCGGGTGTATGTGCTGGACCAGCTGCTGGAGTTCCTGTTCGAGCAGGGCTACGAGGGCGGCACCGGGGACGGGGCCGATGAGGCCGACGAGGACATCGCCGCCGTCCGGGAGCTGACGGAACAGCTCAGGGCGCCCCGCAGCACGCGACGGTTCGTGCCCTGGGAGGAGACCGCCGCTCCGGGCCCGTACACCGACGAGCTGCGGGACCGGCAGCTCGTCGCCGAGCTGATGAAGGGGCTGACCGACCCGGATGTCACGCCCGGGGAATAG
- a CDS encoding ABC transporter ATP-binding protein, whose protein sequence is MSMEVTAWSSLHSAMNAQADHRPFSRATVRRIASFARPRRRALYRFLLLSVVTALLAVATPLLAGRVVDAIVQGKESGTVVRLALLIAVIAVAEAGLGLLTRLLSATLGEGLILDLRTAVFDHVQRMPVAFFTRTRTGALVSRLNNDVIGAQRAFSNTLSGVVSNLVTLVLTLAVMLTISWQITLLALVLLPVFVVPARRMGSRMARMQREAAAHNAAMGTQMTERFSAPGATLVKLFGRPADESAEFAARAGRVRDIGIRTAMAQSTFITALTLVSALALALVYGLGGYYALRGSLEPGAVVTLALLLTRLYAPLTALAGARVEVMSALVSFERVFEILDLKPLIAEKPEARRVPEGPVSVEFDGVSFGYPSADKVSLASLEEVATLDSRGGTRVLHDVSFRAEPGRMVALVGSSGAGKSTIAQLLPRLYDTDEGAVRLSGVDVRDLTAESIRETLGMVTQDGHLFHESVRANLLLARPGATEDEIWDALRRSRLDGLVASLPDGLDTVVGERGYRLSGGERQRLTIARLLLAQQRVVILDEATAHLDSTSEAVVQEALAEALEGRTAVVIAHRLSTVRAADLILVVEEGRVIERGTHTELLAAGGRYEELYRTQFASPEGREPAEEEEEGRQEPVRSV, encoded by the coding sequence ATGAGTATGGAAGTCACCGCCTGGTCGTCGCTGCACAGCGCGATGAACGCGCAAGCGGACCACAGGCCGTTCTCCCGGGCCACCGTGCGCCGGATCGCGTCCTTCGCCCGGCCCCGCCGCCGTGCGCTCTACCGCTTCCTGCTGCTCAGCGTGGTCACCGCGCTGCTGGCCGTGGCGACGCCGCTGCTTGCGGGCCGGGTGGTCGACGCGATCGTGCAGGGCAAGGAGAGCGGGACGGTGGTCCGTCTCGCCCTGCTGATCGCCGTGATCGCCGTGGCCGAGGCGGGGCTCGGCCTGCTGACCCGCCTGCTGTCGGCGACGCTCGGCGAGGGCCTGATCCTGGATCTGCGCACGGCGGTCTTCGACCACGTCCAGCGGATGCCGGTCGCCTTCTTCACGCGGACCCGGACCGGGGCGCTGGTGAGCCGGCTCAACAACGATGTGATCGGGGCGCAGCGGGCGTTCAGCAACACCCTTTCGGGGGTGGTCTCCAATCTGGTGACGCTGGTGCTGACGCTCGCGGTGATGCTGACCATCTCCTGGCAGATCACGCTGCTCGCGCTCGTCCTGCTGCCGGTGTTCGTCGTCCCGGCGCGGCGGATGGGTTCCCGGATGGCCCGCATGCAGCGCGAGGCGGCCGCGCACAACGCGGCGATGGGCACGCAGATGACCGAGCGCTTCTCGGCTCCGGGCGCGACCCTGGTGAAGCTCTTCGGTCGGCCCGCGGACGAGTCCGCCGAGTTCGCCGCCCGCGCCGGCCGGGTACGGGACATCGGCATCCGTACGGCGATGGCGCAGTCCACGTTCATCACGGCGCTGACCCTGGTCTCCGCGCTGGCGCTGGCACTCGTCTACGGGCTGGGCGGGTACTACGCGCTGCGCGGCAGCCTGGAGCCGGGCGCGGTCGTGACGCTGGCACTGCTGCTGACCCGGCTCTACGCCCCGCTGACGGCGCTGGCCGGTGCGCGGGTCGAGGTGATGAGCGCGCTGGTGAGCTTCGAGCGGGTCTTCGAGATCCTGGATCTGAAGCCGCTGATCGCCGAGAAGCCGGAGGCCCGCAGGGTGCCCGAGGGGCCGGTGTCCGTGGAGTTCGACGGTGTCTCCTTCGGCTATCCGTCCGCCGACAAGGTCTCGCTCGCCTCGCTGGAGGAGGTCGCGACGCTGGACTCCCGGGGCGGTACGCGGGTGCTGCACGATGTCTCCTTCCGGGCCGAGCCCGGCCGGATGGTCGCCCTGGTCGGCTCGTCGGGCGCCGGCAAGTCCACGATCGCCCAGTTGCTGCCCCGGCTGTACGACACCGACGAGGGAGCGGTGCGGCTCAGTGGTGTGGACGTACGCGATCTGACCGCCGAGTCGATCCGCGAGACCCTCGGCATGGTCACCCAGGACGGGCACCTCTTCCATGAATCGGTGCGCGCCAACCTGCTGCTGGCGAGGCCGGGCGCGACCGAGGACGAGATCTGGGACGCGCTGCGGCGCTCCCGTCTCGACGGGCTGGTGGCCTCGCTGCCCGACGGGCTCGACACGGTCGTCGGCGAACGCGGCTACCGGCTCTCCGGCGGTGAGCGCCAGCGGCTGACCATCGCCCGGCTGCTGCTGGCCCAACAGCGCGTGGTCATCCTGGACGAGGCGACCGCGCACCTGGACTCCACGTCCGAGGCGGTCGTGCAGGAGGCCCTGGCCGAGGCGCTGGAGGGGCGCACCGCCGTGGTGATCGCCCACCGGCTCTCGACGGTGCGGGCCGCCGATCTGATCCTGGTCGTGGAGGAGGGCCGGGTCATCGAACGCGGGACACACACCGAGCTGCTGGCGGCGGGCGGCCGCTACGAGGAGTTGTACCGCACCCAGTTCGCGTCGCCCGAGGGCCGGGAGCCGGCGGAGGAAGAGGAAGAGGGCCGGCAGGAGCCCGTGCGGTCCGTCTGA
- a CDS encoding ATP-binding SpoIIE family protein phosphatase, whose protein sequence is MGGERHEPPTDAFEAELRQIEALNRMEASGSGPARLPGPDDVARADGTPEEGRRRDSLLLSAGHAVAEADTLDEALRLAAGLYAPDFPLDGQCVFGVADGNLTALGQYGFRPGGPGRGFRMPMTTGYPAAEVARTGRAVFLGSTDEYRRRFPATWHLSSRKSREAWAFLPLVTAGRVVGVWLAAFRSPLTFTAGERSLLTVTGRMIAQVLERARATRAELELSRGLRRSMHTAGAAPTGLSVATRYVPTGGGLMVGGDWYDSIDLPNGRMAVVIGDVQGHDVHAAGLMAQLRTAVHAYAAEGHGPDAVLARASRFLTTLDEDRFATCLYIEADPSTGNLHIARAGHPHPVLRMPDGTCVLKHVSGGLPLGLMPGEEDYPVDTVRLHEGEILMLCTDGFIENGGHDMYTGWVRVRDAFAPGPVDDLEAMADRLMAAVLSPGPGGREGAAARDGDDIALLLLRRDAGHVRAEVSQRRLMLTVGQDQGEGLAEARAELKALLHDWARPDQVDTAVLLATELLGNVLVHTDQDGALNATVTGETGTRRLLVEVMDRGDELPHQRTPGELASSGRGLLLLDILAHQWGVRPEPEGKTAWFALMEAAPADTGDTALA, encoded by the coding sequence ATGGGTGGTGAAAGGCATGAGCCACCGACCGACGCGTTCGAGGCCGAGCTGCGCCAGATCGAGGCGCTGAACCGGATGGAGGCGTCCGGCTCCGGCCCGGCGCGTCTTCCGGGACCGGACGACGTGGCCAGGGCCGACGGTACGCCGGAGGAGGGCAGGCGCCGCGACTCCCTGCTGCTCTCGGCCGGGCACGCGGTGGCCGAGGCCGACACCCTGGACGAGGCGCTGCGGCTGGCGGCCGGACTGTACGCCCCCGACTTCCCGCTGGACGGACAGTGCGTGTTCGGCGTCGCCGACGGGAACCTGACCGCCCTCGGGCAGTACGGATTCCGCCCCGGAGGGCCGGGCCGGGGCTTCCGCATGCCGATGACCACCGGCTACCCGGCGGCCGAGGTGGCCAGGACCGGGCGCGCCGTCTTCCTCGGCTCCACCGACGAGTACCGCCGCCGCTTCCCCGCGACCTGGCACCTGTCCTCCCGCAAGAGCCGCGAGGCATGGGCGTTCCTGCCGCTCGTCACCGCCGGCCGCGTCGTCGGGGTCTGGCTGGCCGCCTTCCGCTCGCCGCTGACCTTCACCGCCGGCGAGCGCTCGCTGCTGACCGTGACCGGACGCATGATCGCCCAGGTCCTCGAACGCGCCCGCGCCACCCGGGCCGAGCTCGAACTCTCCCGCGGTCTGCGCCGCAGCATGCACACCGCGGGCGCCGCCCCGACCGGACTGAGCGTCGCCACCCGCTACGTGCCGACCGGCGGCGGCCTCATGGTCGGCGGCGACTGGTACGACAGCATCGACCTGCCGAACGGCCGGATGGCCGTCGTCATCGGCGACGTCCAGGGGCACGATGTGCACGCCGCCGGGCTGATGGCCCAGCTCAGGACCGCCGTCCACGCGTACGCCGCCGAGGGGCACGGCCCCGACGCGGTGCTGGCCCGTGCCTCGCGCTTCCTGACCACCCTGGACGAGGACCGCTTCGCGACCTGCCTCTACATCGAGGCCGACCCCTCCACCGGAAACCTGCACATCGCGCGGGCCGGCCACCCGCACCCCGTCCTGCGCATGCCCGACGGCACCTGTGTGCTCAAACACGTCAGCGGCGGGCTGCCACTCGGACTCATGCCCGGCGAGGAGGACTACCCCGTCGACACCGTGCGCCTGCACGAGGGCGAGATCCTCATGCTGTGCACGGACGGGTTCATCGAGAACGGTGGCCATGACATGTACACCGGCTGGGTGCGGGTCCGCGACGCGTTCGCACCCGGTCCCGTCGACGACCTGGAGGCGATGGCCGACCGGCTCATGGCCGCCGTGCTCAGCCCCGGGCCCGGCGGCCGGGAGGGCGCGGCCGCGCGGGACGGCGACGACATCGCCCTCCTGCTGCTGCGGCGCGACGCCGGACACGTACGCGCCGAGGTCAGCCAGCGCCGGCTGATGCTCACCGTGGGCCAGGACCAGGGCGAGGGGCTGGCCGAGGCGCGGGCCGAACTGAAGGCGCTGCTGCACGACTGGGCGCGGCCGGACCAGGTGGACACCGCCGTGCTCCTGGCGACCGAACTTCTCGGCAACGTCCTCGTGCACACCGACCAGGACGGCGCCCTCAACGCCACCGTCACCGGGGAGACGGGCACACGCAGGCTGCTTGTCGAGGTCATGGACCGCGGCGACGAACTGCCCCACCAGCGCACCCCCGGCGAACTCGCCTCCTCGGGGCGCGGACTGCTGCTCCTGGACATCCTCGCCCACCAGTGGGGCGTACGGCCCGAACCCGAGGGCAAGACCGCCTGGTTCGCACTCATGGAGGCGGCACCGGCCGACACCGGGGACACCGCCCTCGCCTGA
- a CDS encoding cellulose binding domain-containing protein produces the protein MTVKNTGPTPLDGRQLGFDFQGGESVTNAWNATAAQAGTRVTVTGAAHNASVAAGGSVSFGLQANGAPAADPAAFTLNGKGCG, from the coding sequence GTGACGGTGAAGAACACCGGGCCGACGCCGCTCGACGGCCGGCAACTGGGATTCGACTTCCAGGGAGGCGAGAGCGTCACCAACGCCTGGAACGCGACCGCCGCGCAGGCCGGCACCCGGGTCACCGTGACGGGCGCCGCGCACAACGCGTCCGTCGCGGCGGGCGGCAGCGTCTCATTCGGGCTCCAGGCGAACGGCGCCCCGGCGGCGGACCCGGCCGCCTTCACCCTCAACGGGAAGGGGTGCGGCTGA
- a CDS encoding MFS transporter, with the protein MSVREDAERTGGHRAGYLAAAVVFAIGMAGTTLPTPLYGLYQKEIGFSELMVTVVFAVYAVAVISVLLVAGNYSDKVGRRPVLLAAMALSAASAGCFLLESGLPLLFAGRVLSGGAAGLLSGAATAAVIELAGPGQKGRAGFAATAANMGGLGCGPLLAGLLAEYTPWPLSLPFWVHLGLVALACVIIWRLTETVAEPKRWPRLEPQGVRVPAEVKGVFVPAALAAFAGFALLGLFTAVAPSFAARTLGVHNLAVTGAVVFSVFCASTIGQSLAPGIGARRALPLGCAVLIVGLLLVASSLLAKSLVLLVLGAVCGGIGQGLAFRAALTLVSEAAPAEHRGGTISAFFVVAYAGISVPVVGVGALATWLGLRDAGLVFTGCVILLAAAAGTYAALRAPTRA; encoded by the coding sequence GTGAGCGTGCGCGAGGATGCGGAACGGACGGGCGGACACCGGGCGGGCTACTTGGCCGCGGCCGTCGTCTTCGCCATCGGCATGGCCGGCACCACGCTGCCGACCCCGCTGTACGGGCTCTACCAGAAGGAGATCGGCTTCTCCGAGCTGATGGTGACCGTGGTCTTCGCCGTGTACGCGGTCGCGGTCATCTCGGTCCTCCTGGTGGCGGGCAACTACTCGGACAAGGTGGGGCGCCGGCCCGTACTGCTGGCCGCCATGGCGCTGTCCGCCGCGAGCGCGGGCTGCTTCCTCCTGGAGAGCGGACTGCCACTGCTCTTCGCCGGCCGGGTGCTGTCGGGCGGCGCGGCCGGGCTGCTGAGCGGCGCGGCCACGGCTGCGGTCATCGAGCTGGCGGGCCCGGGGCAGAAGGGGCGCGCGGGTTTCGCGGCCACGGCCGCGAACATGGGCGGGCTGGGCTGCGGGCCGTTGCTGGCCGGGCTGCTGGCCGAGTACACGCCGTGGCCGCTGAGCCTGCCGTTCTGGGTCCATCTGGGCCTGGTCGCGCTGGCCTGCGTCATCATCTGGCGGCTGACGGAGACGGTCGCGGAGCCGAAGCGGTGGCCCCGGCTGGAACCTCAGGGTGTCAGGGTGCCCGCGGAGGTGAAGGGCGTGTTCGTGCCGGCCGCGCTGGCCGCCTTCGCGGGGTTCGCGCTGCTCGGCCTGTTCACGGCGGTCGCGCCGAGCTTCGCGGCCAGGACGCTGGGCGTGCACAACCTGGCGGTGACGGGCGCGGTGGTCTTCTCCGTGTTCTGCGCCTCGACGATCGGCCAGTCACTGGCTCCGGGGATCGGCGCCCGGCGCGCGCTCCCGCTGGGCTGCGCCGTGCTGATCGTCGGGCTCCTGCTGGTCGCCTCGTCGTTGCTGGCGAAGTCGCTGGTCCTGCTCGTCCTGGGCGCCGTCTGCGGGGGGATCGGGCAGGGACTCGCCTTCCGGGCCGCGCTCACCCTGGTCAGTGAGGCCGCCCCGGCCGAGCACCGGGGCGGCACCATCTCGGCGTTCTTCGTCGTCGCGTACGCCGGGATCTCCGTGCCCGTGGTGGGGGTGGGCGCGCTGGCCACCTGGCTGGGTCTGCGCGACGCCGGTCTGGTCTTCACCGGCTGCGTGATCCTGCTGGCGGCGGCCGCCGGTACGTACGCCGCGCTCCGGGCACCGACCCGGGCCTGA
- the manD gene encoding D-mannonate dehydratase ManD, whose protein sequence is MRIVDAKVVVTSPGRNFVTLKLTTDEGLTGLGDATLNGRELAVVSYLTDHVAPLLTGLDPHRVEDTWQYLYRGAYWRRGPVTMAAIAAVDVALWDIKAKAAGLPLYQLLGGASRDRVTTYGHANGRDIPELLDSVRARLAEGYPAVRIQTGIPGLRAVYGVHATDDHGAPVLHQRARPLVEDWDTDAYLRHTPAVFEAVRAEFGAGLPLLHDAHHRLTPVQAARLGKDLEPYRPFWLEDCTPAENQEALRLVRRHTTTPLAIGEVFNTVYDYRTLITEQLIDYVRSAVTHFGGVTPLRKLFDFAAQYQIRSAVHGPEDISPVGMAAAVHLDLAVHNFGIQEYSGHNPLTEEVFRHAYTFTDGHLHPGEAPGIGVELDEELAAAHPYEQSYLPVNRLRDGTVHDW, encoded by the coding sequence ATGAGGATCGTCGACGCCAAGGTCGTCGTCACCAGCCCCGGCCGCAACTTCGTGACGCTGAAACTGACGACGGACGAAGGGCTCACCGGTCTCGGCGACGCCACGCTCAACGGCCGGGAACTCGCCGTCGTCAGCTACCTCACCGACCATGTGGCGCCCCTGCTCACCGGCCTGGACCCGCACCGCGTCGAGGACACCTGGCAGTACCTCTACCGGGGCGCCTACTGGCGGCGCGGCCCCGTCACGATGGCCGCCATCGCCGCCGTCGACGTCGCGCTGTGGGACATCAAGGCGAAGGCCGCCGGGCTGCCGCTCTACCAGCTGCTCGGCGGCGCCTCCCGTGACCGCGTCACCACCTACGGCCACGCCAACGGCCGCGACATCCCCGAACTCCTCGACTCCGTGCGCGCCCGGCTGGCCGAGGGCTACCCGGCCGTCCGCATCCAGACGGGCATCCCCGGCCTCAGGGCCGTCTACGGGGTGCACGCCACCGACGACCACGGTGCGCCCGTCCTCCACCAGCGGGCCCGTCCCCTGGTCGAGGACTGGGACACGGACGCCTATCTGCGGCACACACCGGCCGTGTTCGAGGCGGTCCGCGCCGAGTTCGGCGCCGGGCTCCCGCTGCTGCACGACGCGCACCACCGGCTCACGCCCGTCCAGGCGGCCCGGCTCGGCAAGGACCTGGAGCCGTACCGCCCCTTCTGGCTGGAGGACTGCACACCCGCCGAGAACCAGGAGGCGCTTCGGCTGGTGCGCAGGCACACGACCACGCCTCTCGCGATCGGCGAGGTCTTCAACACCGTGTACGACTACCGGACGCTGATCACCGAGCAGCTGATCGACTACGTGCGCAGCGCGGTCACCCACTTCGGCGGCGTCACCCCGCTGCGCAAGCTCTTCGACTTCGCCGCGCAGTACCAGATCCGGAGCGCGGTGCACGGGCCGGAGGACATCTCACCGGTCGGGATGGCCGCGGCCGTCCATCTCGATCTCGCCGTCCACAACTTCGGCATCCAGGAGTACTCCGGCCACAATCCCCTCACCGAGGAGGTGTTCCGGCACGCGTACACCTTCACCGACGGCCACCTGCATCCCGGCGAGGCACCCGGAATCGGTGTCGAACTGGACGAGGAACTGGCGGCGGCGCACCCGTACGAGCAGAGCTACCTGCCCGTCAACCGGCTCCGGGACGGCACCGTCCACGACTGGTGA
- a CDS encoding ABC transporter ATP-binding protein, protein MQKAVSPPSAESLAPFDHLDHRYRGEHPVRTLALLFRPDRGRLALAVVLFTVKHSPIWLLPLITATVLDVVVQHGPESGLWKATGLLLFILVLNYPLHQWYVRCLGGSVRRMGITLRSALCRRMQQLSVGYHARVSSSVLQAKVVRDVEAVEQMMQQSADMGLGAVVTLVGGLVVIGFRVPSFLPVFLVVVPAAGFLVMKLRARLRSHNESFRREVEQLSSRVGEMTTLIPITRAHGLERTALGRVDGSLRQVFAAGLRLDMLNGRFGSLAWVLLNTLGVLCLTGSALVAYHGWMPVTAGDVVMLSAFFTVLTGSVTTLLGLAPILTKGLESVRSAGEVLQAPDLEHNAGKAQVEHVTGRIDFEDAGFAYDDAEPAVDGFTLSARPGETIALVGASGAGKSTVLNLLIGFIRPTSGRIMLDGADMAGLDLRSYRRFLSVVPQESILFEGSIRENVTYGLGDTDEATLLAALEDANAMEFVRRLPHGLDTVVGERGARLSGGQKQRLAIARALIRDPRVLVLDEATSALDNRSEALVQEALSRLVHGRTVFVVAHRLSTIQGADRIVVMDGGRIAEMGTHEELLGRHGTYAGLQPAFP, encoded by the coding sequence ATGCAGAAAGCGGTCTCTCCACCCTCCGCCGAATCCCTGGCGCCCTTCGACCATCTCGACCACCGCTACCGCGGCGAGCACCCGGTGCGCACCCTCGCACTCCTCTTCCGCCCCGACCGCGGGCGGCTCGCGCTCGCCGTCGTCCTCTTCACCGTGAAGCACAGCCCCATATGGCTGCTGCCGCTGATCACCGCGACCGTCCTGGACGTGGTGGTCCAGCACGGTCCGGAATCCGGCCTGTGGAAGGCCACCGGGCTCCTCCTGTTCATCCTCGTCCTCAACTATCCGCTCCACCAGTGGTATGTGCGATGCCTGGGCGGCAGCGTCCGCCGCATGGGCATCACCCTGCGCTCGGCACTGTGCCGCCGCATGCAGCAGCTGTCCGTCGGCTACCACGCCCGGGTCAGTTCCAGCGTGTTGCAGGCCAAGGTGGTCCGGGACGTCGAGGCGGTGGAGCAGATGATGCAGCAGAGCGCCGACATGGGCCTCGGCGCCGTCGTGACCCTGGTCGGCGGGCTCGTCGTCATCGGCTTCCGGGTCCCCTCGTTCCTGCCCGTCTTCCTGGTCGTCGTCCCCGCCGCGGGGTTCCTCGTGATGAAGCTGCGGGCCCGGCTGCGCAGCCACAACGAGTCCTTCCGCCGCGAGGTCGAGCAGCTCTCCTCCCGCGTCGGCGAGATGACCACCCTCATCCCCATCACCCGCGCCCACGGCCTGGAGCGCACCGCTCTGGGGCGGGTGGACGGCTCGCTGCGGCAGGTGTTCGCCGCCGGACTGCGCCTGGACATGCTCAACGGCCGCTTCGGTTCCCTGGCCTGGGTCCTCCTCAACACGCTCGGTGTGCTGTGCCTGACGGGGTCCGCCCTGGTCGCGTACCACGGCTGGATGCCCGTCACCGCCGGTGATGTGGTCATGCTGAGCGCCTTCTTCACCGTCCTGACCGGCTCGGTGACCACCCTGCTCGGGCTCGCCCCCATCCTCACCAAGGGGCTGGAGTCGGTGCGTTCGGCCGGTGAGGTCCTCCAGGCGCCCGACCTGGAGCACAACGCGGGAAAGGCGCAGGTGGAGCACGTCACCGGCCGGATCGACTTCGAGGACGCCGGATTCGCGTACGACGACGCGGAGCCCGCCGTGGACGGGTTCACGCTCTCGGCGCGGCCGGGCGAGACCATCGCGCTGGTGGGCGCGTCGGGGGCGGGCAAGTCGACCGTCCTCAACCTCCTCATCGGCTTCATCCGTCCGACCTCGGGCCGGATCATGCTGGACGGAGCCGACATGGCCGGGCTCGACCTGCGCAGCTACCGGCGGTTCCTCTCGGTGGTGCCGCAGGAGTCGATCCTCTTCGAGGGCAGCATCCGCGAGAACGTGACGTACGGTCTCGGGGACACCGACGAGGCGACCCTGCTGGCCGCCCTGGAGGACGCCAACGCGATGGAGTTCGTCCGCCGTCTGCCGCACGGCCTGGACACGGTGGTCGGCGAGCGCGGAGCACGTCTGTCGGGTGGTCAGAAGCAGCGCCTCGCCATCGCCAGGGCCCTGATCCGCGACCCCAGGGTCCTGGTGCTCGACGAGGCGACCTCCGCCCTGGACAACCGGTCCGAGGCGCTCGTGCAGGAGGCGCTGTCGCGCCTCGTGCACGGCCGGACCGTCTTCGTCGTCGCCCACCGGCTCTCCACCATCCAGGGCGCCGACCGCATCGTGGTGATGGACGGCGGCCGGATCGCGGAGATGGGTACGCACGAGGAGCTGCTCGGCCGGCACGGGACGTACGCGGGCCTCCAGCCGGCGTTCCCGTGA